A DNA window from Setaria viridis chromosome 2, Setaria_viridis_v4.0, whole genome shotgun sequence contains the following coding sequences:
- the LOC117844164 gene encoding LOW QUALITY PROTEIN: probable L-type lectin-domain containing receptor kinase S.7 (The sequence of the model RefSeq protein was modified relative to this genomic sequence to represent the inferred CDS: inserted 3 bases in 2 codons): MRVRTADRVRPAESLSVCRVRRAGAGLRFSPNASFSTSFLVAAPASTRPVSHLSFLLIPAXLTVGTTAKNRSLPLEVTLDASKGRASASSSGVELAGNSIGAVNLWNGNGVGSWVIYDVRRAHLEVFLSHASVRPQTPTLAYDVVGLGACFAEFMFVSLEVSSDNNASSEGGFIVESWTFLTSGLPAIDPMSQIAHSTPDSVRSVPALLPGVTARKDGRRRKLVMVLGLAISLPIVFLVAVMVFVVISLKKWRRDTAEVNEGVGAGKPRQFMYQDIFSATKGFYPSMVVGSGGFGTVYKAVCPHSGVTYAVKRSKQSRESYNEFSAKLSIIADLKHPNLVQLQGWCTERDELLLAYEFMSNVSLDEALHPCSGGELYVILNWSRRYNVAVGIASAVAYLHEEHXKQVIHRDIKSSNILLDSIFSPRLGDFGLARLKDHDTSPRSTLAAGTVGYLAPEYLQMGKATEKSDIYSYGVVLLEICTGKRPIEREEPGSMNMLNVVDWVWNFHSKGRLLDAANPCLSGQYDNEQMKRLLLLGLSYVNPFLEERPVMRTVLGILQGKNELLPVPRKKPLLVFVPNVPIDLDGIVSECNQSTISSDLYELKIDVN, encoded by the exons ATGAGGGTGCGGACTGCGGACAGAGTGCGGCCTGCAGAGTCGCTGTCGGTCTGCCGCGTGCGGCGTGCGGGAGCAGGACTGCG attcTCACCCAACGCCTCCTTCTCCACCTCCTTcctcgtcgccgcgcccgcctccaCGCGCCCCGTCTCgcacctctccttcctcctcataCCCGC GCTCACGGTCGGCACCACGGCCAAAAACCGCTCCCTACCGCTCGAGGTCACCCTGGATGCGTCCAAGGGACGTGCCTCCGCGTCCTCCTCAGGCGTGGAACTCGCCGGGAACTCCATCGGGGCTGTGAACCTGTGGAATGGCAACGGGGTCGGTTCCTGGGTCATTTATGATGTGCGCCGGGCACACCTCGAGGTGTTCCTCAGCCACGCGAGCGTGCGGCCCCAAACGCCCACGCTGGCCTACGATGTCGTAGGCCTGGGTGCCTGCTTCGCCGAGTTCATGTTCGTCAGCCTCGAGGTGTCGTCGGACAACAACGCCAGCAGCGAGGGTGGCTTCATCGTCGAGAGCTGGACCTTCCTGACGTCCGGGCTGCCGGCCATCGATCCGATGTCCCAGATCGCGCACAGCACGCCTGACAGCGTCCGCAGCGTGCCAGCGTTGTTGCCGGGAGTCACCGCCCGCAAGGATGGGCGCCGCAGGAAGCTGGTAATGGTATTGGGGCTTGCCATCTCCTTGCCCATTGTGTTTCTTGTTGCAGTCATGGTGTTTGTGGTAATCTCTCTGAAGAAATGGAGGCGGGATACTGCAGAAGTCAACGAGGGCGTTGGGGCAGGTAAGCCAAGACAGTTCATGTACCAAGATATCTTCTCAGCTACTAAGGGATTCTATCCCTCTATGGTGGTTGGCAGCGGTGGTTTCGGTACCGTGTACAAGGCAGTGTGCCCACACTCGGGGGTCACGTACGCGGTCAAGCGTTCAAAGCAATCTAGAGAGAGCTACAATGAGTTCAGTGCTAAGCTTAGTATAATTGCTGACCTGAAGCATCCCAATCTGGTACAGCTCCAAGGGTGGTGCACAGAGAGGGATGAGTTGCTGCTTGCCTATGAGTTCATGTCAAACGTCAGCTTAGATGAGGCTCTCCACCCTTGTTCAGGTGGAGAGCTTTATGTCATTCTCAACTGGTCTCGGCGGTACAACGTGGCTGTTGGCATCGCCTCTGCAGTGGCATACCTACATGAAGAAC GAAAGCAGGTGATCCACAGGGATATAAAGTCCAGTAACATACTCCTTGACTCAATATTCAGTCCCAGGTTGGGAGACTTTGGGCTTGCAAGGTTAAAGGATCATGACACAAGCCCTCGATCAACCCTGGCAGCAGGGACTGTAGGTTACCTTGCACCTGAGTATCTCCAGATGGGTAAAGCTACAGAAAAGAGCGACATCTACAGCTACGGGGTTGTGCTTCTAGAGATCTGCACGGGCAAGCGGCCAATAGAGAGAGAAGAACCTGGCAGTATGAACATGTTGAATGTTGTTGATTGGGTTTGGAATTTTCACTCGAAAGGCAGGCTTTTGGATGCTGCAAACCCATGCCTGAGTGGGCAGTATGATAATGAGCAAATGAAGAGGCTACTTCTTCTAGGTTTGAGCTATGTGAATCCGTTTTTAGAAGAAAGGCCTGTCATGAGGACAGTTCTAGGCATTCTCCAGGGCAAGAATGAGCTACTTCCTGTTCCAAGAAAGAAGCCCCTGCTGGTGTTTGTTCCAAATGTGCCAATTGATCTTGACGGAATCGTTTCGGAGTGCAATCAGAGTACAATTTCAAGTGATCTGTATGAGCTGAAAATTGACGTAAACTAG